One Pontibacter deserti genomic region harbors:
- a CDS encoding glycosyltransferase, with amino-acid sequence MNVFIIPSWYPSKNEPHTGIFFKEQAEALAHVYSNSNFALSTWGSHDKDLLLYASEHLNIIPKLLRAASKQPYQKQLKPNLTEYFTPAFTWTRKLFKGNINNIVKANEKHLKAFEATVGKVDIIHAHSAHPAAWVAMELAARYKIPYVITEHMGPFPFDAFRTRSGKLSHWLAKPLQNAFANIAVSPQQQQTLQQWGIPNVTQIPNLTDESKFIPGTGGTKQPFTFFTLARIEEGKGIAYLLHAFKLLLGKASNVQLIIGGEGTQLENYKALATTLGIADKVTWLGVLDRQQTIKQYQACDAFVLPSLHENLPLVLLEAMACGKPLISTYCGGPESIITPATGLLVEPGNTEALYLALHKLYSNYNKYNPGVIRESFCSRYSRQVVCQQIMDIYKAATRSNL; translated from the coding sequence ATGAATGTCTTTATCATTCCATCCTGGTATCCTTCTAAAAATGAGCCGCACACAGGTATCTTTTTTAAGGAACAAGCTGAAGCCTTGGCGCATGTCTATTCAAATTCTAATTTCGCCCTCAGTACATGGGGCTCTCATGACAAGGACTTACTGCTTTACGCAAGCGAGCACCTGAACATCATCCCAAAGCTCCTTAGAGCAGCATCAAAACAGCCTTATCAAAAGCAACTCAAACCTAATTTAACTGAGTATTTTACGCCCGCCTTTACCTGGACCCGGAAACTCTTCAAAGGGAATATCAACAACATCGTAAAGGCAAACGAGAAACATCTGAAAGCTTTTGAAGCCACGGTTGGTAAGGTAGACATAATACATGCCCACAGTGCTCACCCTGCAGCTTGGGTTGCGATGGAACTGGCTGCCAGGTATAAAATACCTTATGTAATAACAGAACACATGGGGCCTTTCCCTTTTGATGCTTTCCGTACAAGATCAGGTAAACTTAGTCATTGGTTAGCCAAGCCACTCCAAAATGCATTTGCCAACATAGCCGTAAGTCCGCAACAGCAGCAAACGTTACAACAATGGGGCATTCCTAATGTTACCCAAATCCCAAACCTGACGGATGAAAGCAAATTTATACCTGGAACGGGAGGCACAAAACAGCCATTTACTTTTTTCACTTTAGCAAGGATAGAAGAAGGGAAAGGTATAGCTTATCTATTACATGCATTTAAGCTTCTTTTAGGAAAGGCAAGTAACGTACAGCTAATTATAGGTGGAGAAGGAACTCAGTTGGAGAACTATAAAGCATTGGCAACAACGCTAGGTATAGCTGATAAAGTAACATGGTTAGGAGTGCTCGACCGGCAGCAAACTATAAAACAATACCAGGCTTGTGATGCTTTTGTATTACCAAGCCTGCACGAAAACTTACCCCTTGTACTGTTGGAAGCAATGGCCTGTGGTAAACCTCTTATCAGTACATACTGCGGTGGTCCGGAAAGTATAATTACCCCTGCCACAGGGCTTTTAGTTGAACCCGGTAATACAGAAGCCTTGTACCTTGCCTTACATAAGCTGTACAGTAACTATAACAAGTATAACCCGGGAGTTATAAGGGAATCGTTTTGTAGCAGGTATTCCCGGCAGGTAGTATGCCAGCAGATAATGGATATCTATAAAGCCGCGACCAGAAGTAACCTATAA